Proteins from a single region of Pongo pygmaeus isolate AG05252 chromosome 3, NHGRI_mPonPyg2-v2.0_pri, whole genome shotgun sequence:
- the ASB5 gene encoding ankyrin repeat and SOCS box protein 5 isoform X4, translating into MRLCNGGNLAVTGSWADRSPLHEAASQGRLLALRTLLSQGYNVNAVTLDHVTPLHEACLGDHVACARTLLEAGANVNAVTIDGVTPLFNACSQGSPSCAELLLEYGAKAQLESCLPSPTHEAASKGHHECLAILISWGVDVDQDIPHLGTPLYVACVSQQFHCIWKLLYAGADVQKGKYWDTPLHAAAQQSSTEIVNLLLEFGADINAKNTELLRPIDVATSSSMVERILLQHEATPSSLYQLCRLCIRSYIGKPRLHLIPQLQLPTLLKNFLQYR; encoded by the exons gtTCCTGGGCAGATCGATCACCACTACATGAAGCAGCAAGTCAAGGTCGCCTTCTTGCTCTGAGAACATTATTATCACag GGTTATAATGTAAATGCAGTAACCTTAGACCATGTCACCCCACTGCACGAAGCCTGCCTTGGAGATCACGTGGCATGTGCCAGAACTCTGCTGGAAGCAGGAGCTAAT gTAAATGCAGTCACGATAGATGGCGTGACTCCGTTATTCAACGCATGCTCCCAGGGCAGTCCAAGCTGTGCAGAGCTGCTTCTGGAGTATGGCGCCAAAGCCCAGCTGGAGTCATGTCTTCCATCCCCCACGCATGAGGCTGCCAGTAAAG GTCACCATGAATGTCTTGCCATCCTGATATCCTGGGGCGTAGATGTTGACCAAGACATTCCTCATTTGGGAACTCCTCTCTATGTAGCTTGTGTGTCACAGCAATTCCATTGCATCTGGAAGCTTCTTTATGCTG GTGCTGATgtacagaaaggcaaatattggGATACTCCATTACACGCTGCTGCTCAACAATCCAGTACAGAAATTGTAAACTTACTGCTAGAATTTGGAGCAGATATCAATGCGAAAAATACAGAGCTTCTGCGACCTATAGATGTAGCTACATCTAGCAGTATGGTGGAAAGAATACTGCTTCAACATGAAG CTACCCCAAGCTCTCTTTACCAACTTTGCCGACTCTGTATCCGAAGCTACATAGGAAAACCAAGATTGCACCTTATCCCACAGCTCCAGCTGCCAACGTTACTGAAGAATTTCTTACAGTATCGATAA
- the ASB5 gene encoding ankyrin repeat and SOCS box protein 5 isoform X5, producing MSRIYLDSGWCEVPWGDGDLGSWADRSPLHEAASQGRLLALRTLLSQGYNVNAVTLDHVTPLHEACLGDHVACARTLLEAGANVNAVTIDGVTPLFNACSQGSPSCAELLLEYGAKAQLESCLPSPTHEAASKGHHECLAILISWGVDVDQDIPHLGTPLYVACVSQQFHCIWKLLYAGADVQKGKYWDTPLHAAAQQSSTEIVNLLLEFGADINAKNTELLRPIDVATSSSMVERILLQHEATPSSLYQLCRLCIRSYIGKPRLHLIPQLQLPTLLKNFLQYR from the exons gtTCCTGGGCAGATCGATCACCACTACATGAAGCAGCAAGTCAAGGTCGCCTTCTTGCTCTGAGAACATTATTATCACag GGTTATAATGTAAATGCAGTAACCTTAGACCATGTCACCCCACTGCACGAAGCCTGCCTTGGAGATCACGTGGCATGTGCCAGAACTCTGCTGGAAGCAGGAGCTAAT gTAAATGCAGTCACGATAGATGGCGTGACTCCGTTATTCAACGCATGCTCCCAGGGCAGTCCAAGCTGTGCAGAGCTGCTTCTGGAGTATGGCGCCAAAGCCCAGCTGGAGTCATGTCTTCCATCCCCCACGCATGAGGCTGCCAGTAAAG GTCACCATGAATGTCTTGCCATCCTGATATCCTGGGGCGTAGATGTTGACCAAGACATTCCTCATTTGGGAACTCCTCTCTATGTAGCTTGTGTGTCACAGCAATTCCATTGCATCTGGAAGCTTCTTTATGCTG GTGCTGATgtacagaaaggcaaatattggGATACTCCATTACACGCTGCTGCTCAACAATCCAGTACAGAAATTGTAAACTTACTGCTAGAATTTGGAGCAGATATCAATGCGAAAAATACAGAGCTTCTGCGACCTATAGATGTAGCTACATCTAGCAGTATGGTGGAAAGAATACTGCTTCAACATGAAG CTACCCCAAGCTCTCTTTACCAACTTTGCCGACTCTGTATCCGAAGCTACATAGGAAAACCAAGATTGCACCTTATCCCACAGCTCCAGCTGCCAACGTTACTGAAGAATTTCTTACAGTATCGATAA